One region of Mycolicibacterium lutetiense genomic DNA includes:
- a CDS encoding FAD binding domain-containing protein: MKPAPFAYHRPATVTEAVAMLGEFGEDAKILAGGQSLVPMLAMRLTHFENLIDISRLPELNDITLQGNEVRIGAATPHAMVGLDDEIADSVPLLTLATPHIGHFQIRSRGTLGGAIAHADPAAEYAAVALALDATIEATSSRGTRQIPATEFFTGLWETSLAPDEILTSVRFPVAAGRSGFGIAEFARRHGDFAIAGAVVGFELDEDDRITRCGIGLLGLGSTPLRAAPAESVVLGTPIGGITAEEIGRLAMSELTDIPTDLQGSASYRARVGAAMVSRAWTQAITHVTEEALNA, encoded by the coding sequence ATGAAGCCCGCGCCGTTCGCCTATCACCGGCCCGCCACGGTCACCGAGGCGGTGGCCATGCTCGGCGAGTTCGGCGAGGACGCCAAGATCCTGGCCGGCGGTCAGAGCCTGGTGCCGATGCTGGCCATGCGCCTGACGCACTTCGAGAACCTGATCGACATCTCACGGCTGCCCGAACTCAACGACATCACCCTGCAGGGCAACGAGGTTCGTATCGGCGCGGCCACCCCGCACGCCATGGTTGGCCTCGACGATGAGATCGCCGATTCGGTCCCACTGCTGACCCTGGCCACCCCGCACATCGGCCACTTTCAGATCCGCAGCCGCGGCACGCTGGGCGGTGCGATCGCGCATGCCGATCCGGCCGCCGAGTACGCGGCGGTTGCGCTGGCGCTCGACGCCACGATCGAGGCCACCTCGTCGCGCGGCACCCGCCAGATCCCGGCCACGGAGTTCTTCACCGGCCTGTGGGAAACCTCGCTGGCACCCGACGAGATCCTGACCTCCGTGCGCTTCCCGGTGGCAGCGGGACGCAGCGGCTTCGGGATCGCCGAATTCGCTCGGCGCCACGGTGATTTCGCGATCGCCGGCGCCGTCGTCGGATTCGAGCTCGACGAAGATGACCGGATCACCCGCTGCGGCATCGGCCTGCTCGGGCTCGGGTCCACACCGCTGCGGGCCGCCCCGGCCGAATCGGTGGTGCTCGGCACCCCGATCGGCGGCATCACCGCCGAGGAGATCGGCCGGCTGGCCATGTCCGAACTCACCGACATTCCAACCGACCTGCAAGGTTCGGCTTCCTACCGGGCCCGAGTCGGCGCCGCCATGGTGTCCCGGGCCTGGACCCAGGCAATCACGCACGTCACCGAGGAGGCCCTCAATGCATGA
- a CDS encoding SRPBCC family protein — protein sequence MELNNEFRVAVPAAKTWEVLTDVERVAPCLPGATLLSVDGDDFTGAVKVKVGPITVSYKGDATFQEKDATAQRVVLKANGKETRGNGTASAIVTAQLKDEGDATLVVVTTDLAISGKAAQFGRGVLADVSGSLIDQFAKSLEAELLGTSSGTATETGSAGATSGSAPQAQEAAPINALALAKVMAVPMAKRFAPAIGAVAAAGVLGFLLGRGGRSKRKSNGLTTEDLHAALLRLVS from the coding sequence GTGGAGCTCAACAACGAATTCCGGGTCGCGGTACCTGCGGCGAAAACGTGGGAGGTGCTCACCGACGTCGAGCGCGTCGCGCCCTGCCTGCCCGGCGCCACCTTGCTGAGCGTGGACGGCGACGATTTCACCGGCGCGGTCAAGGTGAAGGTCGGCCCGATCACGGTGTCCTACAAGGGCGATGCGACGTTTCAGGAAAAGGACGCCACAGCGCAGCGGGTGGTGCTCAAGGCCAACGGCAAGGAGACCCGCGGCAACGGCACGGCCTCGGCCATCGTGACCGCCCAGCTGAAAGACGAGGGTGATGCCACGCTGGTGGTGGTCACCACCGACCTGGCCATCTCGGGCAAGGCCGCGCAGTTCGGCCGCGGCGTGCTGGCCGACGTCTCCGGCAGTCTGATCGACCAGTTCGCCAAGAGCCTGGAGGCCGAGTTGCTCGGTACATCCTCGGGGACTGCCACCGAAACCGGCTCCGCCGGAGCAACGTCCGGGTCGGCACCCCAGGCCCAAGAGGCCGCTCCGATCAATGCGCTGGCCCTGGCCAAGGTGATGGCCGTGCCGATGGCCAAACGCTTTGCGCCGGCCATCGGAGCCGTCGCCGCCGCAGGCGTGCTCGGATTCCTCCTCGGCCGGGGCGGGCGCAGCAAGCGTAAGAGCAACGGGCTGACCACCGAGGACCTGCACGCCGCGCTGCTCCGGTTGGTGTCATGA